A window from Chitinophaga filiformis encodes these proteins:
- a CDS encoding vWA domain-containing protein, whose protein sequence is MSQRILFPILTIVGASLFTSNFNPYTQKNSITDRRSITVPADTALDKVQDKRNTTQAKIQIVFALDATGSMSGLIGAAKEKIWSIAGSLAQAEPAPVIEMGLLFYRDKGDVFVTRKVALSSDIDDVYAKLMQIAAEGGGDEPESVNQALYEAVTKFSWDTAYNTYKTVFLVGDRAPHMDYQDDIKYPVSCGLAKKRDIVLNTILMGNDSKAMRIWKEIAACNQGSYAQVGMDANDIEVNTPYDEAIADLSDKLDNTRIYYGSAKEKSAAYEKVSNSKIIASGTKANVKAQRAEYNSTKAGKVAYYGQKELLESYKDKSVSLDSIKEEELPDLIKNMTAAQRKVFLEQKIAERDSLNRELVKFTKQRQEYIEKDLKSREAASVDSSFTNRIYKSIQKQTEKKNIHLKANAKF, encoded by the coding sequence ATGAGCCAGAGAATTCTCTTTCCTATTCTGACAATTGTTGGAGCCTCATTGTTTACCAGTAACTTTAATCCTTACACGCAGAAAAACAGTATTACAGACCGGCGATCTATAACAGTGCCGGCGGATACTGCTTTGGATAAGGTGCAGGATAAACGCAATACCACTCAGGCTAAAATCCAGATAGTATTCGCTTTAGATGCCACGGGCAGCATGAGTGGCCTGATAGGCGCTGCAAAGGAGAAGATATGGTCTATTGCGGGCAGTCTTGCGCAGGCTGAACCGGCGCCCGTAATTGAGATGGGATTATTGTTTTACCGCGACAAAGGAGATGTATTTGTCACCAGGAAGGTCGCTTTATCCAGCGACATAGACGACGTATATGCAAAACTGATGCAGATAGCGGCAGAAGGTGGGGGAGATGAGCCGGAGAGCGTGAACCAGGCCCTGTATGAGGCAGTGACAAAATTTAGCTGGGATACCGCTTACAATACGTATAAAACAGTATTCCTGGTGGGGGATCGTGCTCCGCATATGGATTACCAGGACGATATAAAATACCCGGTAAGTTGTGGGCTGGCTAAAAAAAGGGACATTGTATTAAATACGATCCTGATGGGGAACGACAGTAAGGCAATGCGTATATGGAAGGAGATAGCGGCATGCAACCAGGGTAGCTATGCACAGGTAGGGATGGATGCCAATGATATAGAAGTGAACACCCCGTATGATGAGGCGATTGCCGATCTGTCAGACAAGTTGGATAATACCAGGATTTATTATGGCAGTGCAAAAGAAAAGTCAGCTGCATATGAAAAAGTATCCAACAGCAAAATAATTGCCAGTGGAACCAAAGCGAACGTAAAGGCGCAAAGGGCAGAGTATAATTCAACCAAAGCGGGTAAAGTTGCATACTATGGTCAGAAAGAACTGCTGGAGAGTTATAAAGACAAATCAGTAAGCCTTGATTCTATAAAAGAAGAGGAATTGCCTGATCTTATTAAAAACATGACAGCTGCACAGCGGAAGGTATTCCTTGAGCAAAAAATAGCTGAGAGAGATAGCCTCAACAGGGAACTGGTCAAATTCACCAAACAGCGGCAGGAGTATATAGAGAAAGATCTGAAAAGCCGCGAAGCTGCGAGCGTAGATAGCTCGTTTACAAACAGGATATACAAAAGCATACAGAAGCAAACTGAAAAGAAGAATATCCACCTGAAGGCCAATGCCAAGTTTTAG
- a CDS encoding DUF1080 domain-containing protein, whose product MINTLRMLAFLLPAVIFQYVARAQEQWTPLFNGKDINDWIVKIHHHETGDNFGNTFRVQDSTIQVRYDQYGNFNEQFGHLYYKVPFSYYHLKLEYRFTGEWVKTAPSYTMLNSGLMYHSQDPRTMPKEQDWPISIEMQFLAGLDDGKPRPTGNMCSPGTHIVYEGKLDTRHCINSSSKTYGKDEWIQAELIVLGDSLITHIINGDTVLRYSKPQIGGPVVNGFDATQKQDGKLLSSGFIALQSEGQPIDFRNIRILNLEGVFRKE is encoded by the coding sequence ATGATAAACACATTACGAATGCTGGCTTTCCTGCTGCCGGCTGTCATCTTTCAGTATGTTGCCCGGGCGCAGGAGCAATGGACGCCGTTATTTAATGGTAAAGATATTAATGACTGGATCGTAAAGATCCACCATCATGAAACCGGTGATAATTTTGGTAATACCTTCCGGGTGCAGGACAGTACTATACAGGTGCGCTATGATCAATACGGTAATTTTAATGAGCAGTTTGGACACTTGTATTATAAAGTTCCCTTTTCTTATTACCATCTGAAACTGGAGTACCGTTTTACGGGAGAATGGGTGAAAACAGCGCCTTCTTATACGATGCTTAACAGCGGATTGATGTATCATTCGCAGGATCCCCGTACTATGCCCAAAGAGCAGGATTGGCCTATTTCTATCGAAATGCAGTTCCTGGCGGGGCTGGACGACGGAAAACCCAGACCTACGGGTAATATGTGCTCTCCCGGTACACATATCGTATATGAAGGAAAACTGGATACCCGGCATTGTATAAACTCCAGTTCAAAGACCTATGGTAAGGACGAGTGGATACAGGCAGAACTGATCGTGCTGGGAGATTCGCTGATCACACATATTATCAACGGCGACACGGTATTGAGGTATTCGAAACCACAAATAGGCGGACCAGTGGTGAACGGATTTGACGCTACGCAGAAGCAGGACGGGAAATTGCTGAGTAGCGGATTTATTGCCCTGCAGAGTGAAGGACAACCGATAGATTTCAGGAATATCAGGATACTGAACCTGGAAGGTGTGTTCCGGAAAGAATAA
- a CDS encoding M1 family metallopeptidase, which translates to MYKRFAKIAAITILVFTGHISRSQSRYHPATLFPALPLLPPGNEYRTATGEPGPAYWQNQSDYVLDVTLDDHKNVIKGTATITYTNNSPKALSSLWLQLDQNVYKHDSRGILSGLFQYKDAEKKVADGGFQIEDVKPAGASAGSITYDVYDTRMKLSLSQPLQKGQQLTFRIQYSYLFPVNYKNADFQVNRTDIMPSKNGDIYAVAQWYPRMCVLDDAEGWNTLPYLGNGEFYLDFGNFQVNITLPSSYLVEASGDLLNPEEVLTPVQLKRWQAAKAGSDPVFIRSAKEVAEASSRPAKPTCTWKFKMDRTRDFAWTASKSFIWEASSFSLGNGKKVMGSSLYPLESDKPNSWARSGEYIKFTLQHFSEKWFTYPFNKAVNVASNLDGMEYPGIVFCSARDTGNIYWAVVNHELGHTWFPMVVGSNERKYAWMDEGFNLFIDNIATKEFNKGEFRGYAEIDMPVTALFADSLLPILSRPDITPGNQVYNVQYQKVAYLLALLRNEIVGVKRFDAAFGKYINDWAYKHPTPWDFFRSMNASVGEDLTWFWKSMFMENFRLDQKIAKVENSGGNKTMVTIENIERAAMPLLVDITYVNGIHERRSFPIEIWQYNTAYTFAADRNETVSRVVIDPDQVYPDVDRSNNVYELKK; encoded by the coding sequence ATGTATAAGCGTTTTGCAAAAATTGCCGCCATCACTATCCTCGTTTTTACCGGTCACATATCACGTAGTCAATCCAGGTATCATCCGGCTACATTATTCCCCGCACTCCCCTTACTGCCGCCGGGCAATGAGTACCGCACAGCCACCGGAGAACCAGGGCCCGCCTATTGGCAGAACCAATCTGATTATGTATTGGATGTAACGTTGGATGACCATAAAAATGTTATTAAAGGGACGGCAACGATTACTTACACGAACAATAGTCCGAAGGCGCTTTCTTCTTTGTGGCTGCAGCTGGACCAGAATGTCTACAAACATGATTCCAGGGGGATCCTGTCGGGGTTATTTCAGTATAAGGATGCTGAAAAAAAAGTAGCCGATGGTGGATTTCAGATTGAAGATGTAAAACCCGCCGGCGCTTCTGCAGGCAGTATTACCTATGATGTTTACGATACAAGAATGAAGTTGTCGCTGTCACAACCGCTGCAAAAAGGTCAGCAGTTAACTTTCCGGATACAATACAGTTATCTCTTCCCGGTCAATTATAAGAATGCGGATTTCCAGGTGAACAGAACGGATATTATGCCCTCGAAGAATGGTGATATTTATGCTGTAGCGCAGTGGTATCCGCGGATGTGTGTCTTAGATGATGCAGAAGGCTGGAATACCCTACCATATCTTGGCAACGGTGAGTTCTATCTTGACTTCGGTAATTTCCAGGTGAATATCACCCTGCCTTCATCCTACCTTGTAGAGGCCTCCGGCGATCTGTTGAATCCTGAGGAAGTGTTGACGCCTGTTCAACTCAAACGGTGGCAGGCTGCCAAAGCTGGTTCAGACCCTGTGTTTATCAGATCGGCAAAAGAGGTGGCGGAAGCTTCTTCCCGGCCAGCGAAACCAACATGTACCTGGAAGTTTAAGATGGACCGCACCAGGGATTTCGCATGGACAGCATCTAAATCATTTATATGGGAAGCGTCCTCATTCAGCCTGGGAAACGGGAAAAAAGTAATGGGTAGTTCTTTGTACCCCCTGGAATCAGACAAGCCGAATAGCTGGGCAAGGTCTGGCGAGTACATTAAATTCACCCTGCAGCACTTTTCAGAAAAATGGTTTACATATCCATTCAATAAGGCGGTCAATGTTGCATCCAACCTGGATGGTATGGAATATCCCGGTATCGTGTTCTGCTCCGCGAGAGACACAGGTAACATCTACTGGGCCGTTGTAAATCATGAATTGGGGCATACCTGGTTCCCTATGGTAGTCGGCAGTAATGAGCGAAAATATGCCTGGATGGACGAAGGGTTCAACCTCTTTATAGATAATATCGCAACAAAGGAGTTTAACAAAGGTGAGTTCAGGGGATATGCGGAGATTGACATGCCTGTTACAGCTCTTTTTGCCGATTCATTATTACCTATTTTAAGCAGGCCTGACATAACTCCCGGTAACCAGGTGTATAATGTCCAGTACCAGAAAGTAGCATATCTGCTGGCCTTGCTGCGTAATGAAATTGTTGGCGTCAAACGTTTTGACGCAGCTTTCGGGAAATATATCAACGACTGGGCATATAAACACCCTACGCCATGGGACTTTTTCAGAAGTATGAACGCTTCAGTAGGGGAAGACCTGACCTGGTTCTGGAAGTCCATGTTTATGGAGAACTTCAGGCTGGACCAGAAGATCGCTAAAGTTGAGAATAGTGGCGGGAACAAGACCATGGTGACTATCGAGAATATTGAAAGGGCGGCCATGCCTCTTTTGGTAGACATTACGTACGTGAATGGCATACACGAGCGGAGGTCTTTTCCCATAGAGATATGGCAGTATAATACGGCTTATACCTTTGCGGCTGACAGGAATGAGACTGTTTCCAGGGTTGTTATTGATCCCGACCAGGTTTATCCGGATGTAGACAGAAGTAATAATGTGTATGAGTTGAAGAAATAA
- a CDS encoding SDR family NAD(P)-dependent oxidoreductase, whose amino-acid sequence MSKFPLLFLLACICTLASCNTWKPGKSGQHKLAQKTFVILGASSGFGRGVAEQLGRYRARVVIAARRTDLLHEIADTIRKYGGSALVVTCDISKPEDIKHLADTAVKTYGKIDVWINMAGIATIGKFWDTPPADQVRVIDVNLNGFVNASYAAIDIFRKQGYGTLINMGSVDSEVPLAYQAAYAASKAGVRSLSLALSQELRIAGYTRIKVVTIEPWAADTPFWRHSANYTGGTPSMALLDPPQKIVNAVLRKSLRPRREVPVGWKAHSISMLHRHFPRLTERISANVAHHYQIKAGPPVPDTVGAIYHPMPTGRGIDDGVRAREKKEKRQRKGQK is encoded by the coding sequence ATGAGCAAATTTCCACTCCTCTTTCTGCTGGCATGCATCTGCACGCTGGCCAGCTGTAATACCTGGAAGCCGGGGAAATCCGGCCAGCATAAACTTGCGCAAAAGACCTTTGTAATACTGGGTGCATCAAGCGGTTTTGGACGCGGTGTTGCAGAGCAGTTGGGAAGGTATAGGGCACGTGTTGTTATTGCTGCAAGACGAACAGATCTGCTACATGAAATAGCGGATACTATCCGGAAATATGGAGGGTCTGCCCTGGTTGTGACTTGCGACATCTCAAAACCGGAAGATATAAAGCACCTCGCTGATACAGCTGTTAAAACATATGGCAAGATAGACGTCTGGATCAATATGGCAGGCATTGCTACCATCGGGAAATTTTGGGACACGCCTCCCGCCGACCAGGTGAGGGTTATTGACGTTAATCTCAATGGCTTTGTTAACGCGAGCTATGCAGCTATAGACATCTTCCGCAAACAGGGTTATGGCACGCTGATCAACATGGGCTCTGTCGACAGCGAGGTGCCATTAGCCTACCAGGCCGCCTACGCAGCGTCAAAGGCGGGGGTGAGAAGCCTAAGCCTCGCACTCAGCCAGGAGCTGCGTATTGCAGGATATACACGCATAAAAGTAGTCACTATCGAGCCCTGGGCAGCCGATACTCCTTTCTGGCGACATTCGGCCAACTATACCGGCGGCACTCCCTCGATGGCATTACTGGACCCACCACAAAAGATCGTGAACGCAGTACTCCGTAAGTCGCTTCGTCCCCGCCGGGAAGTGCCCGTGGGCTGGAAAGCACACAGCATATCAATGTTACATCGCCATTTCCCCAGGCTTACAGAGCGGATCTCTGCCAACGTGGCCCACCACTACCAGATAAAGGCCGGCCCGCCGGTACCGGATACTGTAGGTGCTATTTATCACCCGATGCCAACGGGAAGAGGTATTGATGACGGTGTACGGGCAAGGGAAAAGAAGGAGAAAAGACAACGGAAGGGGCAAAAGTAA
- a CDS encoding glycoside hydrolase family 78 protein produces the protein MQKLVLLCLIFFNFFAGALGQTQVNSLLCENRINPTGIDVSQPLLSWQLSGNRRNIHQSAYELRVGTSSKSLSQGKGLVWNSGKVSADQSVHVPYGGNPLSSGKKYYWQVRVWDDKGQASGWSPVAEWQMGLLQPGDWKASWIEPGFIQDSVSRPSPLFRKTFQASKKIQSATAYITARGMYEARINGQRVGDALLTPGWTSYRTRLQYQQYDVSNLLRQGANAIGVTLGVGWYSGHLVWENSKNHYGARTALLFQLNIQYTDGTEEVISSDNSWKSSTGSILYSEIYHGETIDARKEKEGWSDPGYDDHTWSGVQLSGDNNKSNLIATINEPVKRHEPFKPIKIFTTPAGEKVMDFGQNLVGWVQVRIRGNAGDSIVLQHAEVLDKNGNFYTENLRLARQKNTYIFKGNGTELFEPHFTFQGFRYVKVTGFNGEISPDNFTAYALYSDMPATGEFSCSNQLINQLQHNIQWGQRGNFLDVPTDCPQRDERLGWTADAQAFSRTAAYNRQVNNFFAKWLKDVAADQRADGSVPFVVPNVLGPSDMGSAGWADAATIVPWNMYLAYADRRLLEQQYPSMKAWVEYIRGKSQQDLWNSGFHFGDWLFYHPDDDLDGRAAVTDKYLITQCYYAHSTQLLINAAQVLGKTADVAEYTALLQRIKAAFMKEYVTPSGRLVSSTQTAYVLALNFDMLPEDLREQAALRLVENVKSYNNHLTTGFLGTPYLCHVLSRFGHLDVAYTLLLQESYPSWLYPVKMGATTIWERWDGQKPDHTFENASMNSFNHYAYGAIGDWMYRVITGIDTKEDAPGYRQIIIRPRPGGSLTQASGTLQTYYGQIKSSWQLQNGQFILDVEVPANTTATVYVPVKNGGTVMENGKAVSELKDIKLLNNDKDQALFEIGSGKYHFTTAL, from the coding sequence ATGCAAAAACTGGTGCTTTTGTGCCTTATCTTCTTTAACTTTTTTGCCGGCGCCCTGGGCCAAACCCAGGTAAACAGCCTGCTCTGCGAAAACCGCATTAATCCGACCGGTATCGACGTATCTCAGCCCCTGCTTAGCTGGCAGTTATCGGGTAACCGGAGGAATATCCACCAGTCAGCATACGAACTACGTGTCGGTACCTCCTCAAAATCGCTCAGCCAGGGTAAAGGACTGGTATGGAACAGCGGTAAGGTAAGCGCCGATCAATCCGTTCACGTACCATACGGAGGCAATCCTCTTTCTTCCGGTAAAAAGTATTACTGGCAGGTCAGGGTATGGGACGATAAGGGACAGGCTTCGGGATGGAGCCCCGTAGCGGAATGGCAAATGGGATTGCTGCAGCCGGGCGACTGGAAAGCCAGCTGGATAGAACCGGGGTTCATACAGGATAGCGTTTCACGTCCCAGTCCCCTGTTCCGTAAAACATTCCAGGCCTCCAAAAAAATACAGTCTGCCACAGCCTATATCACCGCCCGGGGTATGTATGAGGCGCGTATTAATGGTCAGCGCGTTGGAGATGCCCTTCTCACTCCCGGCTGGACCAGCTACCGGACAAGGTTACAATACCAGCAGTATGACGTAAGCAACCTGCTTCGCCAGGGCGCCAACGCAATTGGCGTAACATTGGGCGTTGGCTGGTACAGCGGTCACCTGGTATGGGAAAACAGTAAGAATCACTATGGCGCCAGAACAGCACTGCTGTTCCAGTTAAACATCCAATATACTGATGGTACGGAAGAAGTGATCAGCTCCGACAACAGCTGGAAATCGTCCACCGGCAGTATCCTCTATTCTGAGATCTACCATGGAGAGACCATCGATGCCAGGAAGGAAAAGGAAGGCTGGTCTGATCCCGGTTATGACGACCATACCTGGTCAGGGGTTCAGCTAAGCGGCGATAATAATAAAAGTAACCTGATCGCTACCATAAATGAACCGGTAAAAAGGCATGAGCCATTCAAACCGATAAAGATATTTACTACCCCGGCCGGCGAGAAAGTGATGGACTTCGGACAGAACCTGGTGGGATGGGTACAGGTAAGGATCAGGGGTAATGCGGGCGACAGCATCGTGCTTCAACATGCAGAAGTGCTGGATAAGAACGGGAACTTCTACACTGAAAACCTCCGTCTGGCCAGGCAAAAAAACACTTACATCTTCAAAGGGAACGGTACCGAGCTTTTTGAGCCCCACTTCACGTTCCAGGGTTTCCGTTATGTTAAGGTAACAGGCTTTAACGGTGAAATAAGCCCGGACAATTTTACCGCTTACGCGCTCTATTCCGATATGCCTGCCACCGGCGAATTCAGTTGCTCCAATCAGCTGATCAACCAGTTGCAGCACAATATTCAATGGGGCCAGCGCGGGAACTTCCTCGATGTTCCAACAGACTGCCCGCAACGTGACGAACGACTTGGCTGGACCGCCGATGCCCAGGCCTTCTCCCGGACAGCAGCATACAATCGCCAGGTGAATAATTTCTTCGCCAAATGGCTGAAAGATGTAGCGGCCGACCAGCGTGCCGACGGCAGCGTTCCTTTCGTTGTTCCGAATGTACTGGGACCATCCGACATGGGCTCCGCCGGCTGGGCCGACGCGGCTACTATCGTTCCCTGGAATATGTACCTGGCCTACGCCGACAGGCGATTGCTGGAACAGCAATATCCCAGCATGAAAGCATGGGTGGAATATATTCGTGGTAAAAGTCAGCAGGACCTCTGGAATTCCGGCTTCCACTTCGGCGACTGGCTGTTCTATCATCCCGATGATGACCTGGACGGACGCGCTGCCGTTACTGATAAATATCTTATTACACAATGCTACTATGCCCATTCCACACAGTTGCTCATCAATGCAGCACAGGTATTGGGTAAAACGGCTGATGTGGCCGAATATACTGCCCTGCTGCAACGTATCAAGGCGGCGTTCATGAAGGAATACGTTACCCCCAGCGGACGCCTGGTATCCAGCACCCAGACAGCTTACGTGCTGGCATTGAACTTTGATATGTTACCGGAAGATCTGCGGGAGCAGGCTGCCCTCCGCCTGGTAGAAAATGTCAAAAGCTATAATAACCACCTTACAACAGGCTTCCTGGGCACGCCCTATTTATGCCATGTTTTAAGCCGTTTCGGGCATCTGGATGTAGCCTATACCCTGCTACTGCAAGAGAGTTATCCTTCCTGGTTATACCCCGTTAAAATGGGCGCTACAACCATCTGGGAAAGATGGGATGGACAAAAGCCGGATCACACCTTTGAAAATGCCAGTATGAACTCGTTCAATCACTATGCTTATGGCGCTATCGGCGACTGGATGTACAGGGTGATCACCGGCATTGATACAAAAGAAGATGCACCAGGCTACCGCCAGATCATTATCCGCCCACGTCCCGGTGGCTCGCTTACGCAGGCAAGCGGTACCCTGCAGACTTATTATGGACAGATTAAATCGTCCTGGCAGTTGCAGAACGGACAGTTTATACTCGATGTGGAGGTACCGGCAAATACAACTGCGACTGTTTATGTGCCGGTAAAAAATGGTGGTACCGTAATGGAGAACGGGAAAGCTGTCAGCGAACTGAAAGATATAAAACTCCTGAATAATGATAAAGACCAGGCCTTGTTTGAAATAGGGTCAGGTAAATACCATTTTACAACGGCGCTGTAA
- a CDS encoding SDR family oxidoreductase, producing MENNITGKVIVITGASSGAGRAIALHLAQDGAFLVLASRNETVLEELATECRDLGTKALVVPTDVTDHSSVWQLARTAYDWKGRIDVWVNNAGVLAAGTFEKMPWENHQRVIATNLLGYMSGAHAVLPYFKYQQRGILINNISIGGFLPVPFGGAYSASKFALRGFFEALKAELTDWPHIHVVDLFSAFLDTPGIHHASNYTGKVLKSAPPVYDPMIIAQAAKAAILHPKSTKYPGAASLLFKLGHAIAPELTVKLAGRLMKMYLRKAESASSTDGNLFNTVNFAMSTNGNTKPRIKPGTKRLLKAWALLAGAGFAVYLIAGRKNKRHAR from the coding sequence ATGGAAAATAATATCACAGGCAAAGTCATCGTAATAACAGGCGCCTCCAGCGGCGCGGGCCGTGCTATTGCCCTTCATCTCGCACAGGATGGTGCATTTCTTGTACTGGCATCGAGGAACGAGACTGTGCTGGAAGAACTTGCCACAGAATGCAGGGACTTAGGTACAAAGGCGCTGGTTGTACCCACAGACGTCACCGACCATTCATCTGTCTGGCAGCTGGCACGCACTGCCTACGACTGGAAAGGCAGGATCGATGTATGGGTCAACAATGCAGGCGTGCTTGCTGCCGGCACTTTTGAGAAAATGCCCTGGGAAAACCACCAGCGGGTGATCGCTACCAACCTGCTCGGTTATATGAGCGGCGCACATGCCGTACTTCCCTACTTCAAATACCAGCAAAGAGGCATTCTCATCAACAATATCTCTATTGGCGGTTTCCTGCCAGTTCCATTTGGTGGCGCCTATAGTGCCAGTAAATTCGCTTTAAGGGGCTTTTTTGAAGCATTAAAGGCCGAGTTGACCGACTGGCCCCATATTCATGTAGTTGACCTGTTTTCCGCCTTTCTGGACACACCAGGCATACACCACGCCAGCAACTATACTGGTAAGGTGTTAAAGTCTGCGCCCCCGGTATACGACCCGATGATAATAGCCCAGGCTGCCAAAGCGGCTATCCTGCATCCGAAATCTACGAAGTACCCGGGAGCGGCCTCCCTGTTATTCAAACTCGGCCATGCCATTGCCCCGGAACTGACGGTGAAGCTGGCCGGCCGGCTCATGAAGATGTACCTCAGAAAGGCGGAAAGCGCCTCTTCTACTGACGGTAACCTCTTCAATACGGTAAATTTCGCTATGAGTACGAATGGCAACACAAAGCCACGTATTAAACCCGGTACCAAACGCCTGTTAAAAGCATGGGCGCTGCTCGCCGGAGCCGGGTTTGCCGTATATTTGATAGCAGGAAGAAAAAATAAACGACATGCCAGATAA
- a CDS encoding SRPBCC domain-containing protein, with amino-acid sequence MPDKYPVHAVITGIFSATPDEAFSAFLDTRQIGQFMFGPCVRDEEIVSLINEPVVGGKFTYSVRRQGNQFDHIGEFLAIDRPRHMAFTWSVKQDPGGKQSRVLIDIAPILEGCELTLTHQMPPGSEDFIEQSKQAWGKMLDVLTEVLA; translated from the coding sequence ATGCCAGATAAATACCCCGTACATGCAGTTATAACCGGTATCTTCTCAGCAACACCGGACGAGGCTTTCAGCGCATTTCTCGATACCCGGCAGATCGGGCAGTTTATGTTCGGCCCCTGCGTCAGGGACGAAGAGATCGTTAGTCTTATCAACGAGCCTGTTGTCGGAGGTAAATTCACCTATTCGGTACGCAGGCAGGGCAACCAATTTGACCATATCGGTGAATTCCTTGCCATAGACAGGCCACGTCATATGGCATTCACCTGGTCAGTGAAACAAGACCCCGGCGGCAAACAGTCGAGGGTACTGATCGACATTGCCCCGATCCTGGAGGGATGCGAGTTGACATTAACACATCAGATGCCTCCCGGATCGGAGGATTTTATCGAGCAATCCAAACAGGCATGGGGTAAAATGCTGGATGTATTGACTGAAGTACTGGCTTAA
- a CDS encoding SDR family NAD(P)-dependent oxidoreductase, whose amino-acid sequence MDLYLNGKTAVVSGASQGIGRAIAKELAIEGVKVFATARNEDLLGSLRDEIVAAGGAEPVIFVQDFVAADAPQNIATAALSALGHIDILVNNTGRSAPMEVVGAEEDWEAAMTLDFDRHRQLTQQFLPHFMARRQGAILNVISTYELRSVNGSAVAKAAVVVWSKQLAGQLGKYGIRINCLQPGLIDTNNIRRFFPGGERREFASREIPLGDFGEPEDLANMAVFLVSPRAKYVTGSVAVVDGGMRHHPF is encoded by the coding sequence ATGGACTTGTATTTAAATGGGAAAACAGCGGTAGTAAGCGGCGCAAGCCAGGGCATTGGGCGCGCCATAGCAAAGGAATTGGCCATAGAGGGCGTGAAGGTTTTTGCCACCGCAAGGAATGAAGACCTGCTGGGCAGTTTAAGAGATGAAATAGTAGCTGCGGGAGGAGCGGAGCCTGTCATTTTCGTGCAGGATTTTGTGGCAGCGGATGCCCCGCAAAACATTGCCACAGCGGCGCTGTCGGCACTGGGTCATATAGACATTCTTGTCAATAACACCGGGCGTAGCGCACCAATGGAAGTAGTGGGGGCAGAGGAGGATTGGGAAGCTGCGATGACGTTGGATTTCGACCGTCACCGGCAACTGACACAACAGTTTTTGCCTCATTTTATGGCACGCAGGCAGGGGGCCATCCTGAATGTGATCAGTACCTACGAATTACGCTCGGTGAATGGTTCGGCTGTTGCAAAAGCGGCTGTAGTGGTATGGTCCAAGCAGCTTGCGGGGCAGTTGGGTAAGTATGGTATCAGGATCAATTGTCTGCAGCCGGGACTTATCGATACAAACAATATCCGTCGTTTTTTTCCAGGCGGCGAAAGGAGGGAGTTTGCAAGCAGGGAGATTCCACTGGGTGATTTTGGTGAGCCGGAGGATCTGGCGAATATGGCGGTATTTCTTGTATCGCCCAGGGCAAAGTATGTAACGGGGTCGGTAGCAGTAGTGGATGGAGGTATGCGGCATCATCCGTTCTGA
- a CDS encoding NAD(P)H-binding protein — MKVIVTGSLGNISKPLTKELLQKGHAVTVISSNPEKQKDIAALGATAAIGSVEDADFLTETFRGADAVYVMTPPNYSKTEDPRAYYRGMGIQYAKAIQASGVKRVVHLSTMGAHLDKGTGLLLGAHDVEQVLGRLPGISLTSLRPGYFYYNLYNYVPMIKAAGFIQANYGGEDKIVLVSPKDIAAAAAEELTTTGATKKVRYIASDERTVNEIVHLLGTAIGKPDLKWEVCTDEQMLEGLQKAGVRPPIAASLVEMYACVHSGAFAEDYERHKPIPPGKVKLEDFVREFAAAFQQG; from the coding sequence ATGAAAGTCATTGTAACAGGCTCCCTGGGCAATATCAGCAAGCCGCTCACAAAGGAATTATTACAGAAAGGTCACGCAGTTACAGTTATCAGCAGTAACCCGGAAAAGCAGAAAGACATTGCAGCTTTAGGCGCCACTGCCGCTATTGGTTCAGTGGAAGATGCTGATTTCCTTACGGAGACATTCAGGGGTGCAGATGCAGTATATGTGATGACGCCACCCAACTACTCAAAAACGGAGGACCCGAGGGCTTATTACCGGGGCATGGGCATTCAATATGCAAAGGCTATCCAGGCCTCAGGCGTAAAAAGGGTCGTTCACCTGAGCACGATGGGCGCACACCTCGATAAAGGCACCGGCCTCCTCCTCGGCGCACATGATGTAGAACAGGTACTGGGCCGGTTACCAGGCATCTCCCTTACCAGCCTGAGACCGGGTTACTTCTACTACAATCTTTACAACTATGTTCCGATGATAAAGGCAGCCGGTTTCATACAGGCAAATTATGGCGGGGAAGATAAGATCGTGCTGGTATCGCCAAAAGATATTGCCGCTGCCGCTGCAGAAGAACTGACCACCACCGGCGCTACCAAAAAAGTGAGGTATATTGCAAGTGATGAACGTACCGTCAACGAAATTGTCCACCTGTTGGGTACCGCCATCGGAAAACCTGATCTGAAATGGGAAGTATGCACAGACGAACAAATGCTGGAAGGCCTGCAAAAGGCCGGCGTACGACCTCCCATTGCCGCCAGTCTCGTTGAGATGTATGCCTGCGTTCATAGTGGCGCATTTGCCGAAGACTATGAGCGGCACAAGCCAATTCCTCCCGGCAAGGTAAAACTGGAAGATTTCGTGCGGGAATTTGCCGCTGCTTTTCAACAGGGATAA